The Verrucomicrobium spinosum DSM 4136 = JCM 18804 genome includes a region encoding these proteins:
- a CDS encoding ABC transporter permease encodes MDSFWLVTMAILSGAVRGGTPFLFVSLGECLTEKSGKINLGQEGSLLTGAMTAYAVSYHSGSPWYGVLAAMGVGMLLGLLFAWLSQLPRTNDIAVGIALMLFGSGIAFFFGKPYIQPSAPLLPGIPLGAWSSSSQIQAALRICPLFFLGLLTAFFLGWFLRSTRWGLQIRAAGDQPSAARALGISLRAARTWAAMAGSGLAAIGGSYLSLYYPGAWTEAISGGQGLMAVALVIFARWDPKMCLVASLLFGGAQSVGPALQAAGIQTGYYLWNASPYVLTLIVMVITCSTKKSLAGAPGALATGE; translated from the coding sequence ATGGATTCATTCTGGCTTGTCACCATGGCCATCCTGTCCGGAGCGGTGCGGGGAGGCACGCCCTTCCTCTTTGTCAGTCTGGGAGAATGCCTCACAGAGAAAAGCGGCAAGATCAACCTGGGCCAGGAAGGCTCCCTCCTGACCGGTGCCATGACCGCCTATGCCGTCTCCTATCACTCCGGGTCACCCTGGTACGGAGTGCTGGCTGCCATGGGAGTGGGCATGCTGCTGGGGCTTCTCTTCGCCTGGCTTTCGCAATTGCCTCGAACCAATGACATTGCCGTCGGCATCGCCCTCATGCTCTTTGGCAGCGGCATCGCCTTCTTCTTTGGCAAACCTTACATCCAGCCCAGCGCCCCGCTTCTGCCCGGTATTCCCCTCGGAGCCTGGAGCAGTTCATCCCAGATCCAGGCCGCCCTCCGCATCTGCCCTCTCTTCTTTCTCGGGCTTCTCACCGCCTTCTTCCTGGGGTGGTTCCTCCGCAGCACCCGATGGGGCTTGCAGATCCGTGCTGCGGGCGACCAACCCTCCGCCGCCCGGGCCTTGGGCATCTCCCTCAGGGCCGCCCGCACCTGGGCGGCCATGGCTGGCAGCGGTCTGGCTGCTATCGGCGGCTCCTACCTGTCCCTCTATTATCCCGGAGCCTGGACCGAGGCCATCTCCGGTGGCCAGGGGCTCATGGCCGTCGCCCTCGTCATCTTTGCCCGCTGGGATCCCAAGATGTGCCTTGTGGCCTCGCTGCTCTTCGGCGGGGCTCAGTCCGTGGGCCCCGCGCTCCAGGCCGCCGGCATCCAGACCGGTTATTACCTTTGGAATGCCTCCCCCTACGTCCTGACGCTGATCGTCATGGTCATCACCTGTTCCACGAAGAAATCACTCGCTGGTGCCCCGGGCGCCCTCGCCACGGGTGAGTAA
- a CDS encoding BMP family ABC transporter substrate-binding protein has protein sequence MRRLLHLLPIRTAAAITLLATAGPSLAETVMGFIYVGPKDDYGYNQAHAEGGAGVGKVPGVKVVEEASVPETNAVQETMLNMINIDGASVLFPTSFGYFDPHILKVAKEAPEVQFLHCGGLYDEKKHPKNVGSYFGWIYEAQYVNGIVAAHASKSGKLGFIAAKPIPQVLMNINAFALGARKVNPKATVKVVFTGDWAMPVKEADAANSLIDQGIDVLTCHVDSPKVVTQTAERRGAHVCGYHANAAALAPKGYLTGAEWDWSSVYSKYAKMIQEGKSLMNGGIPHLIRGGFKEGFIKMSPYGPAVSEAAKTDADAAKAAFMAGTLEVFTGELKDNEGNVKVPAGGALKRDDPAIESMSWLVEGVLGSTK, from the coding sequence ATGAGACGACTCCTGCATCTGCTCCCCATCCGCACCGCCGCCGCCATCACCCTCCTGGCCACCGCTGGCCCCTCCCTTGCCGAGACCGTCATGGGGTTTATCTATGTCGGCCCCAAGGACGACTACGGCTACAATCAGGCCCATGCCGAAGGCGGTGCCGGCGTCGGCAAGGTGCCGGGCGTGAAAGTCGTGGAGGAGGCCAGCGTCCCGGAAACCAACGCCGTTCAGGAAACCATGCTGAACATGATAAACATCGACGGGGCCTCCGTGTTGTTTCCCACATCCTTCGGCTACTTCGACCCTCACATCCTCAAGGTTGCCAAGGAGGCCCCTGAGGTGCAGTTCCTCCACTGCGGCGGGCTCTATGATGAAAAAAAGCATCCCAAAAATGTCGGCAGCTACTTTGGCTGGATCTATGAAGCCCAGTATGTGAACGGCATCGTCGCTGCTCACGCCTCCAAGTCCGGCAAGCTGGGCTTCATCGCCGCGAAGCCCATCCCGCAGGTGCTCATGAACATCAACGCGTTTGCTCTGGGTGCCCGTAAGGTCAATCCCAAGGCCACGGTTAAAGTCGTCTTCACCGGAGACTGGGCCATGCCGGTCAAGGAAGCCGATGCCGCCAACAGCCTCATTGACCAGGGCATCGATGTCCTCACCTGCCATGTGGACAGTCCCAAGGTGGTCACCCAGACCGCCGAACGCCGCGGAGCCCACGTCTGCGGCTACCATGCCAATGCTGCCGCCCTCGCCCCCAAAGGCTACCTGACCGGAGCAGAATGGGATTGGAGCAGCGTTTATTCCAAGTACGCGAAAATGATCCAGGAGGGCAAATCCCTCATGAATGGCGGCATCCCCCATCTGATCCGTGGCGGCTTCAAAGAAGGCTTCATCAAGATGTCACCCTATGGTCCCGCCGTGTCGGAGGCCGCCAAGACAGATGCCGATGCCGCCAAAGCGGCCTTCATGGCTGGCACCCTTGAGGTCTTCACTGGCGAACTCAAGGACAACGAGGGCAACGTCAAAGTCCCCGCGGGCGGTGCTCTGAAGCGGGACGATCCCGCCATCGAATCCATGAGCTGGCTGGTCGAAGGCGTACTGGGCAGCACCAAGTAA
- a CDS encoding autotransporter-associated beta strand repeat-containing protein, which yields MPPLPKPLLALFFLGLTASQKLTAQATTSVWSGASGSSWSTVGNWQGGVPADVTSGTRSTVQFDATATNPTNLLTTMDLTSGLDLGKITVIDPSGAVTIRAVNNSSRVIDLIGTGGATTIDMSAATQDLTFANNGSGVMTLNVASGDQTWNVKTGRTLTTSAVSGSTSFVVTLTGGGTVVIGGTSDNGNGRFATAAGSATVVFLAKNSSASVHALGGNAVSSIGAGTEMRITGTGGDQIFYQTDLLVDGKFDLNGKSEGLDALSSGSGVASGVITSAVAGAVTLRINEGGGGGTYGGIMEDGLGALTLVKASTGTQILAGASTYTGSTTVSRGILQLIGANGALANTSSIIIDGFGELRLDSRTASNGFGAAANLNRVNNAASISLRGGVLSLYGLTTAAVTEELGAVSIANGVSHIRLSSDSAAGANVTGLTVSDLSRSAGSQVVFFGENATGFGTVNSGANDVVYFRVTTGAISAAELSGAGGTGTDRDLYIGAFGSVSTSTTTGTEFMTLETVGGYDYLRPLTSGEYAVLTSGQIGEHVAQQSANTTLSANTAYNALKITAGNTLIGANKTLYLGGHAAGADANPTVTEGSGMLIANGNSNILGLRSALDFSGREAMIRVTTGTLNIESSITGTAGLSKLGNGALNLTGRNTFTGDVYVNEGILQVRNDLGLGGSGTVYVNGTAGTNLLQLTNGINVKGRDVVLGVSNGSATVGFKSNAGHNTWDGDVIVGNVGLGGNSSTPSYLQVSNNAALTIYGDVYGKEDAPVTDSTYQGNDGSYTRRVAFDGSGAGVVNLLGTVKDIATGATATRDDRLRFEMNAADLTLNVGKAMELAGFLYLRQGYMRYEGTGNFFSTSANGTDRTIMIEGSGTGSEVALMLTKDGQTFYRGTTATAALTIGNGNNTTVTNVVLGGENESGVVTFGDGTQRLDINPRTSDDASTANVADYFRDVRFYAAAGGEVNIRMEIMEDTGFGLTNEVGAITKVGRGTVRLSGKTGTNNDVDGGVYALGGTLLLDYGTINNVKVQSLDGAQFTTAGGDVRLIKSSAGTIAEKMTGNLTVRAGGSEVSVDTITGGNVTLALAGITAATVDRRTGGTLNFVTSGAGTSVISLTRGAAGPRSVRLGGWATFGTANNTATQWAYINGSGNVAGYAHTGGELNTFGTGLNTDLTLNASLSGETQSNSLRINDSAVTSVDLGGNTLTLTEGGVLIGSGHSAALTFANGSLASGNSQDFIVHNYGTGGTTISADIAGAVSFTHAGTGVTTLSGAKTFTGTVHLVGGVVSVNQDSNLGNSANALYLNGGALRTTADLTTARAITLGGDGGRFDVTTGTTTLSGVIASEGNFIYTETNASTGGIVNAANTNSVGVGDLIKTGSGMLVIDNSTSTTATTNTYRGLTDVREGTLRVFIPGNTAVGTFTALGSNDSWMDATVVRDGATLEFFRNGNTGIPSIEEWVRLENNSTLKVTGGRLGLIGVTEILGTATFNIATGAQLDLASSGYLSGTGDLVKTGGGSLVMLGNNALYTGAITIREGTLSARGQGQNTGSNFAAPIRIEGSGSYRRLSVNEFNNHWLVEDHDFVVNGTGGNRIAVGNDSTPTDTDIYDFNGDITLQSDLILASEMQISVVGGGLRVSYARFNGEFSGAKNLTTSMGTGTAADQRRGHFELNGVNTGWTGALTIGNATSDVNKMHVVRLGNTLAASASNNVTLRFNSTLQVGGNAVTIGNLTTTGETGAGSTEVIENASHVAGTLTITQTTHANWDAYFRDGTPAGTIYETEDADPAARLSLVKAGAGNATLTLDNSYTGGTTVDTGTLQVGGGGSKTTRAVGDTGTGATTSVLWVKSGATVAGTGTVQGVRDTVTPANTTTHVLQGTMRPGDLQGSAVTPGDLTNLGTLAVKGNLDARAGAFAFQVGGVNMAVDNAFAALEVGSGAYNTYINNNLGTWDGYASAGNRYDHDFLDIEGQLSMDGSTTFTVDFTTGYDPVAGTILDLMDWIGALGGSGFDVGQNFRSGGAGGGDLYLPTLANGSLYYDVSQFASNGIIMIVAPEPGRALLLVAGVLAMVMRRRRRRG from the coding sequence ATGCCTCCTCTGCCGAAACCCCTCCTCGCGCTCTTTTTTCTAGGTCTCACCGCTTCACAAAAACTGACCGCCCAAGCCACCACCAGTGTGTGGTCTGGAGCGAGTGGGAGTTCATGGAGCACCGTCGGCAACTGGCAGGGAGGCGTGCCTGCTGATGTGACCTCCGGCACCCGAAGCACGGTCCAGTTTGACGCCACGGCAACCAACCCGACGAACTTGCTCACGACCATGGATCTGACGAGTGGGTTGGATCTGGGCAAGATCACTGTGATTGACCCGTCCGGGGCGGTCACCATCCGTGCGGTCAACAACTCAAGCCGGGTCATCGACCTGATCGGGACGGGCGGGGCGACCACCATCGACATGTCGGCGGCTACCCAGGATCTGACGTTTGCCAACAACGGATCTGGCGTGATGACGTTGAATGTCGCATCGGGCGATCAAACCTGGAATGTGAAGACCGGACGGACGCTCACGACCTCCGCCGTGTCTGGGAGCACCTCATTTGTGGTGACGCTTACGGGCGGGGGCACGGTCGTGATCGGCGGAACCTCGGACAATGGCAATGGGCGTTTCGCGACGGCCGCCGGTTCAGCGACGGTGGTGTTCCTGGCAAAGAACTCCTCCGCTTCTGTGCACGCCCTGGGAGGCAATGCTGTCTCCAGCATTGGTGCGGGCACGGAGATGCGCATCACGGGCACGGGCGGTGACCAGATCTTCTATCAGACCGACCTGTTGGTGGACGGCAAATTTGACCTCAATGGCAAGAGTGAAGGTCTGGATGCGCTGAGCTCCGGGAGCGGAGTGGCCTCTGGGGTGATCACTTCCGCCGTGGCGGGAGCGGTGACGTTGCGAATCAATGAGGGCGGTGGGGGTGGCACCTACGGTGGCATCATGGAAGATGGCCTTGGTGCCCTGACGCTGGTGAAAGCCAGTACCGGTACGCAGATCTTGGCCGGTGCCAGCACCTACACGGGCAGCACCACGGTCTCCCGGGGGATCCTGCAGTTGATCGGCGCGAACGGTGCGTTGGCGAACACCTCGAGCATCATCATTGACGGCTTTGGTGAACTGCGTCTCGACAGCCGGACCGCCTCCAATGGCTTTGGGGCGGCGGCGAACCTGAACCGTGTCAACAATGCGGCCTCCATCTCACTACGGGGAGGCGTTCTTTCCTTGTATGGTCTGACGACAGCGGCAGTGACGGAGGAGCTGGGAGCGGTATCCATTGCCAACGGGGTGAGCCACATTCGCCTCTCTTCTGACAGTGCGGCGGGTGCCAATGTCACCGGATTGACGGTGTCTGACCTCTCTCGTTCGGCGGGATCGCAGGTGGTGTTCTTTGGTGAGAACGCCACAGGCTTTGGTACGGTGAATTCAGGTGCCAATGATGTCGTTTATTTCCGCGTTACCACGGGGGCGATCTCTGCGGCTGAGCTTTCGGGTGCGGGTGGCACTGGCACGGATCGTGATCTGTACATTGGAGCGTTTGGAAGTGTGTCCACCTCGACCACCACGGGGACGGAGTTCATGACATTGGAAACTGTGGGCGGGTATGATTACTTGCGCCCACTGACCTCTGGTGAGTACGCGGTATTGACGAGTGGGCAGATTGGGGAACACGTGGCCCAGCAGTCAGCCAATACCACCCTGAGTGCCAACACGGCCTACAATGCGCTGAAGATCACGGCCGGGAACACCCTCATCGGAGCGAACAAGACCCTCTATCTGGGTGGGCATGCCGCAGGTGCGGATGCGAACCCGACGGTGACCGAAGGCTCCGGGATGCTGATTGCCAATGGGAACAGCAACATTCTCGGGCTGCGCAGTGCGCTGGATTTCTCGGGCCGGGAGGCGATGATCCGTGTCACCACGGGGACGCTGAACATTGAGTCCTCCATTACCGGCACAGCTGGGCTGAGCAAGCTGGGGAATGGGGCTCTGAACCTGACGGGGCGCAACACCTTCACTGGCGATGTGTATGTGAACGAAGGCATCCTGCAGGTGCGCAATGATCTGGGCCTGGGGGGCAGTGGCACGGTGTATGTGAACGGTACCGCTGGCACGAACCTGCTACAGCTGACCAACGGGATCAATGTGAAGGGCCGGGATGTGGTGCTGGGAGTATCCAACGGCTCTGCGACGGTGGGGTTCAAGTCCAACGCCGGGCACAACACCTGGGATGGTGATGTGATCGTGGGCAATGTGGGACTAGGAGGCAACTCCAGCACTCCCAGCTATCTGCAGGTGTCCAACAACGCGGCGCTGACCATCTACGGGGATGTGTACGGCAAGGAGGATGCTCCGGTGACGGACAGCACCTACCAGGGGAATGACGGTAGCTACACGCGGAGAGTCGCCTTCGACGGCAGCGGTGCGGGCGTGGTGAACCTGCTCGGCACGGTGAAGGACATTGCGACAGGTGCCACTGCGACGCGGGATGACCGCCTGCGGTTTGAAATGAATGCCGCGGACCTCACGCTGAATGTGGGCAAGGCGATGGAGCTGGCGGGATTCCTCTACCTGCGCCAGGGCTACATGCGGTATGAGGGGACGGGGAACTTCTTTTCCACCAGCGCCAACGGCACGGACCGCACCATCATGATCGAGGGCTCCGGCACGGGCAGCGAAGTGGCGCTGATGCTGACCAAGGACGGGCAGACCTTCTATCGCGGCACGACCGCCACTGCGGCCCTCACCATCGGTAACGGAAACAACACCACGGTGACCAACGTGGTGTTGGGTGGGGAGAATGAATCAGGGGTGGTGACCTTCGGTGACGGGACGCAGCGGCTGGACATCAACCCGAGAACTTCCGACGATGCGAGTACGGCCAACGTGGCAGACTACTTCCGCGATGTTCGCTTCTATGCGGCAGCGGGTGGGGAGGTAAACATCCGCATGGAGATCATGGAGGACACCGGGTTTGGCCTCACGAATGAAGTGGGCGCGATCACCAAGGTGGGGCGTGGCACGGTGCGTCTCTCCGGAAAGACGGGGACGAACAACGACGTGGACGGCGGGGTGTATGCTCTGGGCGGCACGCTGCTGCTGGACTACGGCACGATCAACAACGTGAAGGTGCAGTCATTGGACGGTGCTCAGTTCACCACCGCAGGTGGGGACGTGCGTCTGATCAAGTCCAGTGCCGGTACGATTGCTGAGAAGATGACGGGCAACCTGACGGTGCGGGCCGGGGGCTCGGAGGTCAGCGTGGACACCATCACGGGCGGCAATGTCACTCTCGCCCTGGCGGGCATCACCGCAGCGACGGTGGATCGGCGGACAGGAGGCACGCTCAACTTTGTCACCTCGGGCGCTGGCACCTCCGTGATCAGCCTAACTCGCGGTGCGGCGGGTCCTCGCAGCGTGCGTTTGGGTGGGTGGGCCACCTTTGGTACGGCCAACAACACTGCCACCCAGTGGGCTTACATCAATGGTTCAGGAAACGTGGCGGGCTACGCGCACACCGGTGGGGAACTGAATACATTTGGCACCGGACTGAACACCGATCTGACCCTCAACGCCTCTCTGAGTGGCGAAACTCAGTCGAACAGCCTGCGCATCAATGACTCGGCCGTGACCTCTGTGGATCTGGGCGGGAACACCCTGACCCTGACGGAGGGCGGAGTGCTGATCGGGTCTGGGCACAGTGCGGCCCTGACGTTTGCCAATGGCAGTCTCGCCAGCGGGAACAGCCAGGACTTCATCGTTCACAACTACGGTACGGGTGGAACGACCATCAGCGCTGACATTGCGGGCGCTGTCTCCTTCACACATGCCGGGACTGGGGTCACCACTCTCAGCGGGGCCAAGACGTTCACCGGCACGGTGCATCTGGTGGGCGGGGTGGTCTCCGTGAACCAGGACAGCAATCTGGGGAACTCCGCGAACGCGCTGTACCTCAATGGCGGTGCGCTGCGGACGACGGCGGATCTGACGACGGCCCGGGCCATCACGTTGGGGGGAGATGGCGGGCGGTTTGATGTGACCACGGGTACGACCACGCTTTCAGGCGTGATCGCCTCGGAGGGGAACTTCATCTATACGGAGACCAATGCGAGCACGGGCGGCATCGTCAACGCGGCCAACACCAATAGCGTGGGCGTGGGTGATCTGATCAAGACGGGCAGCGGCATGCTGGTGATCGACAACTCGACCAGCACCACGGCCACGACCAACACCTACCGTGGCCTTACGGATGTGCGGGAGGGAACCCTGCGGGTGTTCATTCCCGGCAATACGGCTGTGGGCACCTTTACGGCCCTGGGTTCCAATGATTCCTGGATGGACGCGACCGTGGTGCGCGATGGCGCTACGCTGGAGTTCTTTCGGAACGGCAACACCGGCATTCCCAGCATCGAGGAATGGGTGCGGCTGGAAAACAACTCGACTCTGAAGGTGACAGGGGGCCGGCTCGGCCTCATCGGTGTGACAGAAATCCTGGGGACGGCGACCTTCAACATCGCGACCGGTGCCCAACTGGACCTTGCCAGCTCGGGGTATCTCTCCGGGACGGGTGATCTGGTGAAAACTGGTGGCGGCAGCCTGGTGATGCTGGGGAACAATGCTCTTTACACCGGTGCGATCACCATCAGGGAGGGTACTCTCTCCGCCCGCGGGCAGGGGCAGAACACAGGGTCCAACTTTGCGGCACCCATCCGCATCGAAGGCTCCGGCAGCTACCGGCGTCTTTCCGTGAATGAGTTCAACAACCACTGGCTGGTGGAGGATCACGACTTCGTGGTGAATGGTACGGGTGGCAACCGGATTGCGGTGGGCAACGATTCCACTCCCACGGATACGGACATCTATGACTTCAATGGCGACATCACGTTGCAGAGTGATCTGATTCTGGCCTCTGAAATGCAGATCTCCGTGGTGGGCGGCGGATTGCGTGTTTCCTATGCCCGCTTCAACGGCGAGTTCAGTGGTGCGAAGAATCTCACGACATCGATGGGAACGGGGACGGCGGCGGACCAACGTCGGGGGCACTTCGAGCTGAATGGGGTCAACACCGGGTGGACTGGGGCTCTGACGATTGGAAACGCGACCAGCGATGTGAACAAGATGCATGTCGTAAGACTGGGGAACACCCTGGCTGCCAGTGCCTCCAACAACGTGACGCTTCGCTTCAACAGCACTCTGCAGGTGGGGGGCAATGCCGTTACGATTGGCAACCTCACCACCACCGGCGAGACCGGGGCGGGGTCCACGGAAGTCATTGAAAACGCCTCGCATGTGGCGGGGACGCTGACGATCACCCAGACCACCCATGCAAACTGGGATGCCTACTTCCGCGATGGCACGCCTGCGGGGACGATATATGAGACGGAAGACGCGGATCCGGCCGCCCGCCTTTCCCTGGTGAAAGCCGGTGCGGGGAATGCCACGCTGACGCTGGACAACAGCTATACAGGTGGCACCACGGTGGACACCGGAACTCTGCAGGTGGGGGGCGGCGGGAGCAAGACCACGCGCGCCGTGGGCGATACGGGAACGGGGGCGACCACCAGTGTGCTGTGGGTGAAGAGCGGGGCCACTGTGGCTGGAACGGGTACGGTGCAAGGCGTGCGCGACACCGTGACGCCTGCGAATACGACCACCCACGTGCTGCAGGGCACGATGCGGCCAGGGGACCTGCAGGGCAGTGCGGTGACACCGGGAGACCTGACCAATCTGGGCACGCTGGCGGTGAAGGGCAATCTTGACGCTCGCGCGGGTGCCTTCGCGTTCCAGGTGGGCGGGGTGAACATGGCCGTGGACAACGCATTCGCGGCGCTGGAGGTGGGTTCAGGAGCCTACAACACCTATATCAACAACAACCTGGGCACCTGGGATGGCTACGCGAGCGCTGGCAATCGCTATGATCACGATTTCCTCGATATCGAAGGGCAGCTCTCCATGGATGGCAGCACGACGTTCACGGTTGATTTCACCACGGGCTACGACCCGGTGGCGGGGACCATTCTGGATCTGATGGACTGGATTGGGGCGCTGGGCGGCAGCGGGTTTGACGTGGGGCAGAACTTCCGGTCCGGCGGTGCTGGCGGGGGTGATCTGTATTTGCCCACGCTGGCCAATGGTTCGCTGTATTACGATGTGTCGCAGTTCGCCTCAAACGGGATCATCATGATCGTGGCACCTGAGCCTGGTAGGGCGTTGTTGTTGGTGGCCGGGGTGCTGGCAATGGTGATGCGTCGGCGTCGGCGGCGGGGTTGA
- a CDS encoding ABC transporter permease: MAELSATPSVQPGAPGLAPLPASPRLRPAWGPAFEAILIPLGAVTLALVLFGLFCKAQGQDPLKVYSSIYKASFGSWFAFQNTLMRTAPLMLTALCTALPARLGMVVIGNEGALVMGGIGAVIAGLAVPAWPPALALSFMALSGMIWGGLWISLSAGLRQYRGVNETISSLLLNYISIAILNHLVNGPMKDPTSLNKPSTFPIAEEIMLGRITFGDFTMRVHWGLAYGLLACVILWFLMQRTTFGYQTRFIGANPKAARLGGLPVNRTTLITCFLAGGCAGVAGMVEVAAVHGRANESLAAGFGYAGILVAFVARFHPLAIVPVSLLLGGILASSGILQRAHKLPDSTSLVFQGLVFLVILFSDSLYGRFKIFKP; this comes from the coding sequence ATGGCCGAGCTCTCTGCCACTCCCTCTGTCCAGCCCGGCGCTCCCGGGCTGGCCCCTCTGCCCGCCAGTCCCCGGCTGCGTCCCGCCTGGGGTCCGGCGTTTGAGGCCATCCTCATCCCTCTGGGGGCAGTCACCCTGGCGCTGGTCCTGTTTGGTCTTTTCTGCAAAGCGCAGGGTCAGGACCCCCTTAAGGTGTACTCCAGCATCTACAAGGCCTCCTTTGGCAGTTGGTTCGCTTTTCAGAACACCCTGATGCGGACCGCCCCGCTGATGCTCACGGCTCTGTGTACGGCTCTGCCAGCGCGCCTGGGCATGGTCGTCATTGGCAATGAAGGAGCCCTTGTCATGGGCGGCATCGGAGCGGTCATTGCCGGTCTCGCCGTCCCGGCGTGGCCACCCGCTCTGGCCCTCAGTTTCATGGCCCTTTCCGGCATGATCTGGGGTGGTCTCTGGATCTCCCTCTCCGCCGGTCTGCGCCAGTATCGCGGGGTGAACGAGACCATCAGCAGCCTGCTGCTGAACTACATCTCCATCGCCATTCTCAACCATCTGGTGAACGGGCCCATGAAGGACCCCACCAGCCTGAACAAGCCCTCCACCTTCCCGATTGCGGAGGAGATCATGCTCGGCCGCATCACCTTTGGAGATTTCACCATGCGAGTCCACTGGGGCCTGGCCTACGGGCTTTTGGCCTGTGTGATCCTGTGGTTTCTCATGCAGCGCACCACCTTCGGCTACCAGACCCGGTTTATAGGAGCCAACCCCAAGGCGGCACGCCTTGGAGGGCTCCCCGTCAATCGCACCACACTCATCACCTGCTTTCTGGCGGGTGGCTGTGCGGGTGTGGCCGGTATGGTGGAGGTCGCCGCCGTCCACGGCCGGGCCAATGAATCCCTCGCGGCCGGCTTTGGCTACGCAGGCATCCTGGTGGCCTTCGTCGCCCGGTTTCATCCCCTGGCCATCGTCCCCGTCTCCCTGCTGCTGGGCGGCATCCTCGCCAGCTCCGGCATCCTGCAACGCGCCCACAAGCTGCCTGATTCCACGTCCCTGGTCTTCCAGGGCCTCGTGTTCCTGGTCATCCTGTTCAGCGACTCTCTGTACGGCAGGTTCAAGATCTTCAAACCTTGA
- a CDS encoding SPFH and helix-turn-helix domain-containing protein, whose protein sequence is MGLMDYFKGQFLEIIEWTDDSRDTLSFRFVDEDKEIKNGAQLIVRESQVAQFVYLGQFGDTFEPGKHTLVTDNIPILSTLKGWKYGFNSPFKADVYFVNTRLFTGNKWGTSNPIMMRDQDFGIVRARAFGTFDFRIVDPKLFLKEVAGSDHHFRLDEFADTMRSRIVSVFSDALASAKIPVLDLATRYTDLGDALLPLINPTLQAKYGIEFPSFILENVSVPPEVEAAIDKRSSMSAIGNLNDYVKFQMAEGMAKGGGAGAPAEMAMGFAMAQEMMKNTNLSQGGGSTPPPLPGGAPAASAAPALNVDVLTPAQVAQVLGVTEEDVIASIDSGDLKGKKIGSAYRITRAALDDFLKH, encoded by the coding sequence ATGGGCCTGATGGATTATTTTAAAGGACAGTTCCTCGAAATCATCGAGTGGACCGACGACTCTCGCGACACCCTGTCCTTCCGCTTTGTCGATGAGGACAAGGAGATCAAGAACGGTGCCCAGCTCATCGTGCGGGAGTCACAGGTGGCGCAGTTCGTTTACCTCGGCCAGTTCGGAGACACGTTCGAACCCGGCAAGCACACTCTGGTCACGGACAACATTCCCATCCTGAGCACGCTCAAGGGATGGAAGTACGGCTTCAATTCGCCATTCAAGGCGGACGTTTATTTCGTCAACACCCGCCTCTTCACCGGCAACAAGTGGGGTACCAGCAACCCCATCATGATGCGGGACCAGGACTTCGGCATCGTCCGGGCCCGGGCCTTTGGCACCTTTGACTTCCGCATCGTCGATCCCAAACTCTTCCTCAAAGAAGTGGCCGGCTCCGACCACCACTTCCGTCTCGACGAATTCGCCGACACCATGCGATCCCGCATTGTCAGCGTGTTCAGCGACGCCCTCGCTTCCGCCAAGATCCCCGTGCTGGATCTGGCCACCCGCTACACAGATCTGGGCGATGCCCTGCTGCCGCTGATCAACCCCACCCTCCAGGCCAAATACGGCATTGAGTTCCCCAGCTTTATCCTGGAGAACGTGAGCGTTCCGCCGGAAGTGGAGGCCGCGATCGACAAACGCAGCAGCATGAGCGCGATCGGCAATCTCAACGACTACGTGAAGTTCCAGATGGCCGAAGGCATGGCCAAGGGCGGTGGTGCTGGCGCTCCGGCCGAGATGGCCATGGGCTTCGCCATGGCCCAGGAGATGATGAAGAACACCAATCTCTCCCAGGGAGGTGGCAGCACTCCGCCCCCGCTCCCCGGCGGAGCTCCCGCAGCCTCAGCGGCTCCAGCCCTGAATGTGGACGTGCTCACCCCCGCTCAGGTGGCTCAGGTACTGGGAGTCACAGAGGAGGACGTCATCGCCAGCATCGACTCCGGCGACCTCAAAGGCAAAAAGATTGGTAGCGCCTACCGCATCACCCGCGCCGCGCTGGATGACTTCCTGAAACACTAG